Proteins from one Sarcophilus harrisii chromosome 2, mSarHar1.11, whole genome shotgun sequence genomic window:
- the LOC105749238 gene encoding chymotrypsinogen A-like isoform X1, giving the protein MPLGCGVPAIKPHLNSMFMIANGQNAVPGSWPWQVSLQRNSAHFYGGSLISNKWVLTAAHCDVMRTDKVIAGMHDMNSYREKVQVLRIAKIFRNKNYDPDTLINAIALLKLATPAHFQKNVSPVCLPSASDDFPEDTTCVTTGWGRTKYYASRLPNILQQAEVPLLSNTKCKTFWGSFVKDNMICAGANGVSSCMGDSGGPLVCKKNGAWTLVGIVSWLSSHCTTHTPAGYVRVTQLISFIEETLAYN; this is encoded by the exons ATGCCCCTAGGCTGTGGTGTTCCCGCCATTAAGCCTCACCTGAATAGTATGTTCATGATTGCCAATGGTCAAAATGCTGTTCCTGGTTCTTGGCCCTGGCAAGTCTCTCTGCAG AGAAATAGTGCCCACTTCTACGGGGGCTCCCTCATCAGTAACAAATGGGTGCTCACAGCTGCTCATTGCGATGTCAT GAGAACAGACAAGGTGATTGCTGGAATGCATGACATGAACTCTTATAGAGAAAAGGTCCAAGTTCTGAGGATTGCCAAG ATCTTCAGGAACAAAAATTATGACCCAGACACTCTTATCAATGCCATTGCCCTGTTGAAACTGGCCACACCTGCCCACTTCCAGAAAAATGTGTCCCCTGTCTGCCTGCCCAGTGCCAGTGATGATTTCCCTGAAGACACTACCTGTGTTACAACTGGCTGGGGGAGGACCAAGTACTATG CCAGCAGACTCCCAAACATCCTCCAACAAGCAGAGGTGCCCCTGCTGTCCAATACTAAATGCAAGACATTCTGGGGGAGTTTTGTCAAGGACAACATGATCTGTGCTGGAGCCAATGGCGTTTCTTCCTGCATg GGTGACTCTGGTGGACCCCTGGTCTGCAAGAAAAATGGTGCCTGGACCCTGGTTGGTATTGTCTCCTGGTTAAGTTCTCACTGTACCACCCACACCCCTGCTGGGTACGTCCGAGTGACCCAGCTCATCTCCTTTATCGAGGAAACCCTGGCCTACAACTGa
- the LOC105749238 gene encoding chymotrypsinogen A-like isoform X2, whose translation MHMIPVCSLPFQRNSAHFYGGSLISNKWVLTAAHCDVMRTDKVIAGMHDMNSYREKVQVLRIAKIFRNKNYDPDTLINAIALLKLATPAHFQKNVSPVCLPSASDDFPEDTTCVTTGWGRTKYYASRLPNILQQAEVPLLSNTKCKTFWGSFVKDNMICAGANGVSSCMGDSGGPLVCKKNGAWTLVGIVSWLSSHCTTHTPAGYVRVTQLISFIEETLAYN comes from the exons ATGCACATGATTCCTGTCTGTTCCCTTCCTTTCCAGAGAAATAGTGCCCACTTCTACGGGGGCTCCCTCATCAGTAACAAATGGGTGCTCACAGCTGCTCATTGCGATGTCAT GAGAACAGACAAGGTGATTGCTGGAATGCATGACATGAACTCTTATAGAGAAAAGGTCCAAGTTCTGAGGATTGCCAAG ATCTTCAGGAACAAAAATTATGACCCAGACACTCTTATCAATGCCATTGCCCTGTTGAAACTGGCCACACCTGCCCACTTCCAGAAAAATGTGTCCCCTGTCTGCCTGCCCAGTGCCAGTGATGATTTCCCTGAAGACACTACCTGTGTTACAACTGGCTGGGGGAGGACCAAGTACTATG CCAGCAGACTCCCAAACATCCTCCAACAAGCAGAGGTGCCCCTGCTGTCCAATACTAAATGCAAGACATTCTGGGGGAGTTTTGTCAAGGACAACATGATCTGTGCTGGAGCCAATGGCGTTTCTTCCTGCATg GGTGACTCTGGTGGACCCCTGGTCTGCAAGAAAAATGGTGCCTGGACCCTGGTTGGTATTGTCTCCTGGTTAAGTTCTCACTGTACCACCCACACCCCTGCTGGGTACGTCCGAGTGACCCAGCTCATCTCCTTTATCGAGGAAACCCTGGCCTACAACTGa